Proteins encoded by one window of Mercenaria mercenaria strain notata chromosome 4, MADL_Memer_1, whole genome shotgun sequence:
- the LOC123541290 gene encoding uncharacterized protein LOC123541290 — MDFDNEIRLSLFSRQEITWWITKINDTNGKRIRPVNVSKRCRTDASFLGFGGIDLETDIHTNGRWNNEEVLNASINYLELLAIFYCLQALYEDCRDIHIEVQSDNTSAISYINKFGGMESIEMDKLAKQIWEWCLLRQIYISAVHVPGRLNTADFYSRNFSDSTEWMLKQDIFNRLCRHTFLPDVDVFASRLNKRLPKFVSWFPEPGAMAVNAFSLSWNQFVPYLFPPFNSIGKVINKVVSDKVDKALMVVPYWFTQSWFPVLLENMSDFPIRLPRHQDLLALPHNKKFHPLGKKLKMIGVVLSGRACRVEEFQKKLLTLSQSHGLEEQPSSTAVLGKSGVCGIVLGFPVHFIRLKR, encoded by the coding sequence ATGGATTTTGATAATGAGATAAGATTGTCTTTATTTAGTAGACAGGAAATTACATGGTGGATAACAAAGATTAATGATACAAATGGGAAAAGAATAAGACCTGTCAATGTATCTAAACGATGTAGAACTGATGCATCATTTCTAGGTTTCGGGGGAATAGACTTGGAAACAGACATTCATACCAATGGTAGATGGAATAATGAAGAAGTTCTTAATGCTAGCATAAACTACCTTGAACTCCTTGCAATTTTCTATTGTTTACAGGCTCTTTATGAAGATTGTAGAGACATACATATAGAGGTGCAGTCTGATAACACTTCTGCCATATCTTATATCAATAAGTTTGGTGGTATGGAGTCTATAGAAATGGATAAGTTGGCTAAACAAATATGGGAATGGTGCTTGCTTAGGCAGATTTATATTTCAGCTGTGCATGTTCCTGGCAGGTTGAATACAGCAGATTTTTATTCCAGGAATTTCTCTGATTCAACCGAGTGGATGTTAAAGCAAGATATATTTAATAGGCTTTGTAGGCATACTTTTTTACCTGATGTAGATGTGTTTGCATCAAGGTTGAACAAACGTTTGCCAAAATTTGTTTCATGGTTCCCTGAACCTGGTGCTATGGCTGTAAATGCATTTTCCTTGTCTTGGAACCAGTTTGTTCCATATTTATTTCCTCCCTTTAATTCAATTGGGAAGGTAATAAATAAAGTAGTATCAGATAAGGTAGACAAAGCTCTCATGGTTGTTCCATACTGGTTTACACAGAGTTGGTTTCCTGTTCTCTTAGAAAATATGTCTGATTTTCCTATCAGATTACCAAGACATCAAGATTTGCTGGCATTACCCCACAACAAAAAGTTTCATCCCTTGGGAAAAAAGCTGAAGATGATTGGCGTGGTTCTATCCGGAAGAGCTTGCAGAGTAGAGGAATTCCAAAAGAAGTTGCTAACTTTATCACAGAGTCATGGTCTGGAGGAACAACCAAGCAGTACGGCAGTGCTTGGAAAAAGTGGTGTATGTGGAATAGTATTAGGTTTTCCAGTCCATTTTATTCGTCTGAAACGGTAG
- the LOC123540161 gene encoding uncharacterized protein LOC123540161, with the protein MDKKGHLGDKALVDIQNLLSTTLVPLSKLVDFHKKSKTMTKEVKGLFSDVITGLGQVQYSISLRRRYHIRPYLKKKYSPLCNMTMPITTKLFGDDISKEVKSCDNISFLGKDPYYQSNFRGAIRSRGRFRGRRGYGNLGFVPQGFNGPQYGGYQGQGYRQQPYPTRGFSVRGAGQYGGRTRAPRRRPTATVTSASLSRDPNEEE; encoded by the coding sequence ATGGATAAGAAAGGTCACTTAGGTGACAAGGCATTGGTAGATATTCAGAACTTGTTGAGTACTACTTTAGTGCCTCTCAGTAAGTTGGTTGACTTTCATAAAAAGAGTAAAACTATGACTAAAGAAGTAAAGGGTTTATTCTCGGATGTCATTACTGGCTTAGGTCAGGTTCAGTACAGTATCAGCTTGAGAAGGAGATACCATATTAGAccttatttgaaaaagaaatattcccCTCTTTGCAATATGACAATGCCTATCACAACTAAATTGTTCGGTGATGATATTTCAAAGGAAGTGAAGTCGTGtgacaatatttctttcttaGGAAAGGATCCTTACTATCAGAGTAATTTCAGAGGGGCTATTCGTAGTAGAGGTAGATTTCGTGGTCGTCGTGGATATGGTAACTTGGGTTTTGTACCGCAGGGCTTCAATGGTCCTCAGTATGGTGGTTATCAAGGACAAGGATATCGCCAACAGCCATACCCTACAAGGGGTTTTTCGGTACGAGGTGCCGGACAGTATGGTGGACGAACAAGGGCTCCTAGGAGACGTCCTACAGCTACTGTTACATCTGCGTCACTCAGTCGTGACCCAAACGAGGAGGAGTAA